The DNA window GTGCACTCCAAAATATTGGAAGAAAATATCAAACTTATTGCTTTTGAAGGAAAAAAATTGAAATGACTTTAGCTAACAAAATCACCATTTTAAGGATAATTCTTATTCCTGTCTTTATTGTTCTGTTCATTCAGGGAGCCCACCCCTGGCCGGCAATAATATTTACTTTTACTATTTTGACTGACGCTTTAGACGGTTTTGTGGCTAGATGGAAAAAACAAATTACTCCTTTAGGTTCTTTTCTTGATCCTCTTGGGGATAAACTTTTAATATTTTCTTCATACCTGGTCGCGGCATATTTTAAAATGATACCAACATGGATATTTATCGTAATATTAAGCAGGGACATTATAATTGTGCTTGGATGGTATGTTATTAATCTTATTACCACATCCGTAGAAATAAAACCGCTGCTGTTGGGCAAATTAACTGCTATTTTTCAAATGGGAACAATGTGGCTAATTTTATTAAAGCTGCCGAAAGCCTTGACGGATGTTCTGCTAGTGATAACCGTAATTTTAACCATTATTTCAGGATTAGAGTATATTTATACCGGTAGTAAAAAATTAAACCACAATGCTTGAAAATGTTGTCATTATCGGAAGGCCAAACGTAGGCAAATCAACGATTTTTAACCGGATCATTGGAAGAAGAAAAGCTATTGTTCATCACGCGCCGGGCACAACGCGGGACAGAAATGAAAATCACGTTGAGTGGAAAGATAAGGAGTTTATTTTGACAGATACCGGCGGGTGGGCGCTGCATGATGAGGTTTTTTCAGAATCTGTGAAAAAACAAATGGAGATAGCGCTTCAAAAAGCGGATCTAGTGCTTTTTGTAGTTGACGGGAAAGACGGCCTGCATCCTTTAGATCAAGAGATAAATCACATCTTAAGAAGGATGAACAAGAAATTCCTGCTTGTGGTTAATAAAATTGACAACAAAAAAGATGAACTTAAAGCCTTTGATTTTTTTAAATTGGGTTTGGATGATTTTACTTCTATATCGGCTCAGCACGGCTTAAATATAAATACTTTGCTTGAAAAAATAACTAAAGACTTAAAAGCGGCTCAATTGCCGGATGTTAAGACTCATCAAATTAACATTATTCTTGTCGGGAAACCGAATGTTGGCAAGTCATCGCTTCTTAATGTTCTTTCAAAGGAAGAAAGAAGCATTGTTCATGATAAACCGGGAACGACCAGAGAAGCGTTTGAAACAATAATAGAAAAAGAAAATTCCAGCTATGTAATAATAGATACCCCCGGGCTGCACAGAAAAAGAAAGTTTAAAGACGACCTTGAATATCTTTCAGCTTTGAGCACCCATCATGCAATAGAAAAAGCGGATGTCGCTATTTTAATTACCGATGCGGTTCAGGGGATAGGCGAAACGGAATCAAAAATTGCCCAGCTTATTGTAGAAAAAGGGAA is part of the Elusimicrobiota bacterium genome and encodes:
- a CDS encoding CDP-alcohol phosphatidyltransferase family protein, with the protein product MTLANKITILRIILIPVFIVLFIQGAHPWPAIIFTFTILTDALDGFVARWKKQITPLGSFLDPLGDKLLIFSSYLVAAYFKMIPTWIFIVILSRDIIIVLGWYVINLITTSVEIKPLLLGKLTAIFQMGTMWLILLKLPKALTDVLLVITVILTIISGLEYIYTGSKKLNHNA
- the der gene encoding ribosome biogenesis GTPase Der, which translates into the protein MLENVVIIGRPNVGKSTIFNRIIGRRKAIVHHAPGTTRDRNENHVEWKDKEFILTDTGGWALHDEVFSESVKKQMEIALQKADLVLFVVDGKDGLHPLDQEINHILRRMNKKFLLVVNKIDNKKDELKAFDFFKLGLDDFTSISAQHGLNINTLLEKITKDLKAAQLPDVKTHQINIILVGKPNVGKSSLLNVLSKEERSIVHDKPGTTREAFETIIEKENSSYVIIDTPGLHRKRKFKDDLEYLSALSTHHAIEKADVAILITDAVQGIGETESKIAQLIVEKGKACLIAVNKWDLIEDKENTLKILKQQVEQNMKFLSWADILLISCKTGQRTEKIFEKAEEIYKEYSKRIPNEKLREIIRMAESEKPLSRKGQLLMIRNVEQLEVRPPIFMFSVNNPELMHFSYKRFLENKLRHHFGFFGSPIILKFRISKQPN